A window of the Parabacteroides merdae ATCC 43184 genome harbors these coding sequences:
- a CDS encoding glucose-6-phosphate isomerase has product MKNISLNIDKALGTVTKEQVYAQAAKAHECNATLQNGNGAGNDFLGWLHLPSSITDAELTDIENTANVLRSKCEVIVAIGIGGSYLGTKAVVEALNNSFDWLHTNRKNPVLVYAGHNIGEDYLYELCEILKGKQFGLINISKSGTTTEPALAFRMLKKQLEDAVGKEEAKHRIVAITDAKRGALRTLADQEGYKTFIIPDNVGGRFSVLTPVGLLPIAVAGISIRDLVAGAISMEKATDVSVPFAENMAEIYAATRNELYKSGKKVEILANFHPKLHYIAEWWKQLYGESEGKDGKGIFPASVDLTTDLHSMGQWIQDGERTIFETVISVEEPNHKVVVPTDEANLDGLNFLAGKRVDEVNKMAELGTQLAHVDGGVPNLKITMPEVSPYYIGQLFYFFERACGISGYMLGVNPFDQPGVEAYKKNMFALLNKPGYEKESEAIRARL; this is encoded by the coding sequence ATGAAGAACATCAGTCTTAACATTGACAAAGCGCTGGGTACTGTGACGAAAGAACAGGTGTATGCTCAGGCTGCAAAGGCCCACGAATGTAATGCCACTTTACAAAATGGTAATGGTGCAGGTAACGACTTTTTAGGTTGGTTGCACCTCCCCTCTTCTATTACAGATGCTGAACTGACAGACATCGAAAATACAGCTAACGTACTTCGTTCCAAATGTGAAGTTATTGTCGCCATCGGTATCGGCGGTAGCTATTTAGGAACAAAAGCAGTGGTAGAAGCATTAAACAATAGCTTCGACTGGTTACATACGAACCGTAAAAATCCGGTTTTAGTATATGCCGGACACAATATCGGTGAAGATTACTTGTATGAACTTTGCGAAATCCTGAAAGGCAAACAGTTCGGTCTGATCAATATCTCCAAATCCGGTACGACTACCGAACCGGCCTTAGCTTTCCGCATGCTGAAAAAGCAACTGGAAGACGCAGTCGGCAAAGAAGAAGCCAAACACCGTATCGTCGCCATCACAGACGCCAAAAGAGGCGCTCTCCGCACGCTGGCTGACCAGGAAGGCTATAAGACATTCATTATTCCCGACAACGTCGGCGGTCGTTTCTCCGTACTGACTCCAGTTGGTTTGTTACCTATTGCCGTTGCCGGTATCAGCATCCGCGATTTGGTTGCCGGAGCTATTTCGATGGAAAAAGCAACAGACGTAAGCGTTCCTTTTGCTGAAAATATGGCAGAAATCTATGCTGCTACCCGTAACGAATTATATAAGAGCGGCAAGAAGGTTGAAATCCTCGCCAACTTCCATCCGAAACTCCACTACATCGCCGAATGGTGGAAACAGTTGTACGGTGAAAGCGAAGGCAAGGACGGTAAGGGTATTTTCCCTGCTTCCGTCGATCTGACAACCGATCTGCATTCTATGGGCCAGTGGATCCAGGATGGTGAACGCACGATCTTCGAAACTGTTATTTCTGTTGAAGAGCCGAACCACAAAGTAGTCGTCCCAACCGACGAAGCAAATCTGGACGGTTTGAACTTTCTCGCCGGTAAACGTGTGGACGAAGTGAACAAGATGGCAGAATTAGGTACTCAATTGGCTCACGTGGACGGCGGTGTTCCTAACTTGAAGATCACAATGCCGGAAGTAAGCCCTTACTACATCGGCCAGCTATTCTACTTCTTTGAAAGAGCCTGCGGCATCAGCGGTTACATGTTGGGAGTAAATCCGTTCGACCAGCCAGGTGTAGAAGCCTATAAAAAGAACATGTTTGCCCTGCTGAACAAACCGGGTTACGAAAAGGAAAGCGAAGCGATCCGCGCACGGTTGTAG
- a CDS encoding NAD(P)H-dependent glycerol-3-phosphate dehydrogenase, protein MKLPGKIAIMGGGSWATALAKIVLSTQDSINWYMRRPDQVEEFLLLGHNPSYLSAVKFDTDKIKFYTDINKVIKDSDTLIFATPSPFLKQHLMKVTTSMQDKFIISAIKGIVPDENMLVADYFAEYYNVPIDNIAVIGGPCHAEEIALERLSYITLACPNIENARAFSSVFKNQYLNNSCCKDVTGIEYASVLKNVYAIVAGICHGMKYGDNFLAVFICNAIEEMRNFLNAVHGLERDVTDSVYLGDLLVTAYSRFSRNRTFGTMIGKGYSVKIAQLEMEMIAEGYYGTKCIREINEKYKVNMPILDTLYSILYEKKSPTTAIRQLTETFK, encoded by the coding sequence ATGAAGTTGCCCGGAAAAATTGCAATAATGGGAGGTGGTAGCTGGGCTACCGCCTTGGCCAAGATTGTACTTTCTACACAAGATAGTATTAACTGGTATATGCGTCGGCCAGACCAAGTAGAAGAGTTTCTGTTGTTGGGACATAACCCCAGCTATCTTTCCGCCGTCAAATTTGATACTGACAAAATCAAATTCTACACGGATATCAACAAAGTAATCAAAGATTCGGACACTTTGATTTTCGCCACCCCTTCTCCTTTTTTGAAACAACATTTGATGAAGGTGACGACCTCCATGCAAGACAAATTCATCATTTCGGCCATCAAAGGAATCGTTCCGGACGAAAACATGCTCGTAGCCGATTATTTTGCCGAATACTACAATGTCCCGATTGACAATATCGCTGTCATCGGCGGTCCGTGCCATGCCGAAGAGATCGCTCTCGAACGGTTGTCCTATATCACGCTGGCTTGCCCTAATATCGAGAATGCAAGAGCTTTCTCCTCCGTATTTAAGAACCAGTATCTGAACAACTCCTGTTGCAAGGATGTTACAGGTATTGAATATGCTTCCGTATTGAAAAACGTATATGCTATCGTCGCAGGTATCTGCCACGGTATGAAGTACGGAGATAATTTTCTGGCAGTTTTCATCTGCAACGCGATCGAAGAGATGCGTAACTTCCTCAACGCCGTACATGGCCTGGAACGGGATGTGACAGATTCGGTATATCTCGGTGATCTTCTGGTAACCGCATATTCTCGCTTCAGCCGGAACCGTACGTTCGGGACCATGATCGGGAAAGGTTATTCCGTCAAAATAGCCCAGCTCGAAATGGAGATGATCGCCGAAGGATATTACGGGACAAAATGTATTCGGGAGATAAACGAAAAATATAAAGTAAACATGCCGATCTTGGATACTTTATATAGTATTCTATACGAAAAGAAATCGCCGACTACCGCGATACGGCAGTTGACTGAAACATTTAAATAA
- the lysS gene encoding lysine--tRNA ligase — translation MNLLELSEQEIIRRNSMEQLRQMGIEPYPAAEYVTNAFSKEIKENFKDDAEPRPVSIAGRIMSRRIMGKASFMELQDSEGRIQVYISRDDICPEENKDLYNIVFKKLLDIGDFVGIKGFVFRTQMGEISVHAQEITVLSKSLKPLPVVKYKDGVAYDGFNDPELRYRQRYVDLVVNDGVKDIFMKRAAVIKTMRTALDEAGYTEVETPILQSIPGGASARPFITHHNSLDIDLYLRIATELYLKRLIVGGFEGVYEIGKNFRNEGMDRTHNPEFTCMELYVQYKDYNWMMSFTEQLLERICIAVNGTCESVVDGKTINFKAPYRRLPILDAIKEKTGYDLNGKSEDEIRTICKDLNLEIDETMGKGKLIDEIFGEFCEGTFIQPTFIIDYPVEMSPLTKMHRSKPGLTERFELMINGKEVANAYSELNDPIDQEERFKEQLRLSEKGDDEAMFIDQDFLRALQFGMPPTSGIGIGIDRLVMLMTGQTTIQEVLLFPQMRPEKTVKKDTADKYVALGIDEAWVPALHKAGYLTTDTLVDANPNKLRQELCEMNKKYKLELQNPTAEEVEAWIAGAAK, via the coding sequence ATGAATCTATTAGAACTGAGTGAACAGGAAATCATAAGACGTAACAGCATGGAGCAGTTACGTCAGATGGGGATAGAACCTTATCCCGCAGCTGAGTATGTAACGAATGCATTTTCCAAAGAGATAAAAGAGAATTTTAAAGACGATGCAGAGCCCCGCCCTGTAAGTATTGCCGGTCGCATCATGAGCCGCCGCATCATGGGAAAGGCTTCCTTCATGGAATTGCAGGATTCAGAAGGCAGAATACAGGTTTATATCTCTCGTGACGACATTTGCCCGGAAGAAAATAAAGATCTGTATAACATTGTTTTCAAGAAATTGCTCGATATCGGCGACTTTGTCGGAATCAAAGGTTTCGTATTCCGTACACAGATGGGCGAAATTTCCGTCCATGCACAAGAGATAACGGTATTATCCAAATCACTCAAGCCGCTACCGGTCGTCAAATACAAAGACGGTGTAGCATACGATGGATTCAACGATCCGGAATTGCGTTATCGCCAACGCTATGTCGACCTGGTGGTCAATGATGGCGTAAAGGATATTTTCATGAAACGTGCGGCAGTTATCAAGACCATGCGTACCGCGCTGGACGAAGCTGGATATACGGAAGTGGAAACTCCGATCCTGCAATCCATCCCCGGAGGGGCAAGCGCACGTCCGTTCATTACGCACCATAACTCGCTGGATATCGACCTCTATCTGCGTATTGCTACCGAACTGTATCTGAAACGATTGATCGTCGGAGGTTTCGAAGGTGTCTACGAAATCGGTAAAAACTTCCGTAACGAAGGTATGGATCGCACCCACAATCCGGAATTTACCTGTATGGAACTTTATGTCCAATATAAGGACTACAACTGGATGATGAGCTTCACCGAACAGCTATTGGAACGTATCTGTATCGCCGTCAACGGTACATGTGAAAGTGTAGTCGACGGCAAGACCATCAACTTTAAGGCTCCTTACCGCCGTCTGCCGATTCTGGATGCCATCAAGGAAAAGACAGGTTACGACCTGAATGGCAAGAGCGAAGACGAGATACGCACGATTTGCAAGGATTTGAACCTTGAAATCGATGAAACAATGGGTAAAGGCAAGCTGATCGATGAAATCTTCGGTGAATTCTGCGAAGGCACGTTTATCCAGCCGACTTTCATTATCGACTACCCGGTCGAGATGAGTCCGCTAACCAAGATGCACCGGAGCAAACCTGGATTGACCGAACGTTTCGAATTGATGATCAACGGTAAAGAAGTGGCAAATGCCTATAGTGAGCTGAACGATCCGATCGATCAGGAAGAGCGCTTCAAAGAGCAATTGCGCCTGAGCGAAAAAGGAGATGACGAAGCGATGTTCATCGACCAGGACTTTTTGCGTGCACTGCAATTCGGTATGCCTCCGACGTCTGGTATCGGTATCGGCATCGACCGTCTGGTGATGTTGATGACTGGCCAAACGACTATTCAAGAAGTGTTGCTCTTCCCGCAGATGCGCCCGGAAAAGACAGTTAAGAAAGACACCGCAGACAAATATGTCGCACTGGGTATCGATGAAGCATGGGTTCCTGCTTTACATAAAGCCGGATATCTCACAACCGACACGTTGGTAGATGCTAATCCCAACAAGCTGAGACAGGAACTCTGCGAAATGAATAAGAAATACAAACTGGAATTGCAAAACCCCACTGCCGAAGAAGTAGAGGCATGGATTGCAGGCGCAGCCAAATAA
- the nadD gene encoding nicotinate (nicotinamide) nucleotide adenylyltransferase: METGLKENTVSKRKTGIYSGSFNPVHIGHLALANWLCEFTELDELWFLITPHNPLKEKEELMDDRLRYELVKKSIAGYPKFHASDFEFSLPQPTYTINTLRTLEASYPDREFYFIMGADNWKYITRWVEYEAIISNYPIFIYPRKGFDVEIPAQYPHIKKVDAPLVEISSTFIREAFKTGKDVRFFLPEAIRNLPFPLQNNTF; the protein is encoded by the coding sequence GTGGAAACGGGACTGAAAGAAAATACGGTCAGCAAACGTAAAACCGGCATTTATTCCGGTTCATTCAATCCGGTTCATATCGGCCATCTGGCATTAGCCAACTGGTTGTGTGAATTTACGGAGTTGGACGAGCTATGGTTTCTGATCACCCCCCATAACCCGCTAAAAGAGAAGGAAGAACTGATGGATGACCGGCTTCGCTATGAACTGGTAAAAAAATCCATCGCTGGTTACCCTAAGTTCCACGCCAGTGACTTCGAGTTTTCTCTTCCTCAACCCACTTATACCATCAACACACTCCGGACATTGGAAGCAAGTTATCCGGACCGTGAATTCTATTTCATCATGGGTGCGGACAATTGGAAATATATTACCCGGTGGGTAGAATACGAAGCCATCATTTCCAATTATCCGATCTTCATCTATCCGCGCAAAGGATTCGATGTTGAAATTCCGGCACAATATCCTCACATAAAAAAAGTAGACGCCCCTTTGGTCGAAATATCCTCAACCTTTATACGCGAAGCTTTCAAGACCGGAAAAGATGTCCGCTTCTTCCTGCCCGAAGCCATACGTAATCTGCCTTTTCCATTACAAAACAATACCTTTTAA
- the gmk gene encoding guanylate kinase: MAGKLIIFSAPSGSGKSTIINFLLKQNLNLHFSISATSRAPRGTEKDGVEYYFLTPDEFRARIAAGDFLEYEEVYTDKYYGTLKSEVERRLMSGDNVIFDVDVVGGCNIKKFYGDRALSVFIQPPSIEDLRSRLEGRGTDAPEVIESRIAKAEFELGFADKFDVIVVNDKLEVAQKEALKVIKEFLKKA; this comes from the coding sequence ATGGCTGGCAAACTGATCATATTCTCCGCGCCGTCCGGTTCGGGCAAATCCACTATCATCAATTTCCTGCTGAAGCAGAATCTGAACCTGCATTTTTCCATCTCGGCTACCAGCCGGGCCCCACGTGGTACGGAAAAGGACGGAGTGGAATATTATTTCCTTACACCGGATGAATTCCGTGCCCGTATAGCAGCAGGAGATTTCCTGGAATACGAAGAGGTCTATACCGACAAATATTACGGCACGCTGAAAAGCGAGGTGGAACGAAGGCTGATGAGTGGCGATAACGTCATATTCGATGTCGATGTCGTAGGAGGTTGCAACATCAAGAAGTTTTATGGCGACCGTGCTCTTTCGGTCTTTATCCAGCCCCCTTCGATCGAAGATTTGCGGAGTCGTCTGGAAGGACGCGGTACGGATGCTCCGGAAGTAATCGAAAGCCGCATTGCCAAAGCCGAATTTGAACTGGGTTTTGCCGACAAATTTGACGTAATCGTGGTGAACGACAAGCTGGAAGTCGCACAAAAAGAAGCACTAAAAGTGATAAAAGAGTTCCTTAAAAAAGCATGA
- a CDS encoding YicC/YloC family endoribonuclease — translation MIQSMTGFGKVTAELPSKKVTVEIKALNSKQLDLSTRIPSIYKEKEMQIRSLLLQSLERGKVEFNIFVEYIGKDTPTQINLAAVENYYNQIKDIADRLNIGLPADWFQTLLRMPDVIKTEAQEVNEEEWNVVEKAIKEAIGHLCDFRIQEGAMLQKLFEQKIANISRLLSEVEQYEKERIEKIKARIMDNLEKIAGQDYDKNRFEQEMIYYIEKLDVNEEKNRLDNHLKYYISTMESGHGQGKKLGFIAQEMGREINTLGSKSNHAEMQKLVVQMKDELEQIKEQVLNVL, via the coding sequence ATGATACAATCAATGACTGGATTCGGTAAGGTTACAGCCGAACTTCCTTCTAAAAAAGTAACCGTAGAAATAAAAGCTCTGAACAGCAAGCAACTGGATTTGTCGACCCGCATTCCTTCCATCTACAAAGAAAAAGAAATGCAAATACGCAGTTTGTTACTCCAGTCGCTTGAACGTGGAAAAGTCGAATTTAATATATTTGTCGAATATATCGGTAAAGACACGCCCACACAGATCAACTTGGCTGCGGTAGAAAACTATTACAATCAAATCAAAGATATTGCCGACCGCCTGAACATCGGACTTCCCGCCGACTGGTTCCAGACCCTGCTCCGTATGCCGGACGTGATCAAGACAGAGGCCCAGGAAGTAAACGAAGAGGAATGGAATGTGGTTGAGAAAGCGATCAAAGAGGCCATAGGGCACCTTTGCGATTTCCGTATTCAGGAAGGCGCCATGTTACAAAAGTTGTTCGAACAGAAAATTGCCAATATCTCCCGCCTGCTTTCAGAAGTAGAACAGTATGAAAAGGAGCGGATCGAAAAAATCAAAGCCCGTATCATGGACAATCTCGAAAAGATTGCCGGACAGGACTACGACAAGAACCGGTTCGAACAGGAGATGATCTATTATATCGAAAAACTGGATGTAAACGAGGAAAAGAACCGCCTGGACAACCACCTGAAATATTACATCAGCACGATGGAGAGCGGACACGGACAAGGTAAGAAACTCGGTTTCATCGCCCAAGAAATGGGACGTGAAATCAACACCCTTGGTTCGAAAAGCAACCATGCCGAGATGCAAAAACTTGTCGTCCAGATGAAAGACGAACTGGAACAAATCAAAGAACAAGTATTAAACGTATTATAA
- the tsaB gene encoding tRNA (adenosine(37)-N6)-threonylcarbamoyltransferase complex dimerization subunit type 1 TsaB: MSCILNIETSTSVCSVALSMDGEVLFAKASFDGPSHAALLGVFVEEALSVLKKKGKKALDAVAVSSGPGSYTGLRIGVSVAKGLCFGFGIPLIGIHTLDIMAATVNSKGDSQIVSITDDCLYCAMLDARRMEVYAAIYDASLKPVRETKADIVEAGTYASYLEKGKVCFFGNGASKCKSVITSPNAIFIEDIHPLAVNMIPLSEQAFAAGKFEDTAYFEPFYLKEFQATVAKNKVLLAR, from the coding sequence ATGTCTTGTATATTAAATATCGAAACATCGACTTCTGTATGCTCTGTAGCGTTGTCTATGGATGGTGAAGTCCTTTTTGCGAAGGCTTCGTTCGACGGCCCTTCGCATGCAGCCCTATTAGGCGTATTTGTTGAAGAAGCTCTTTCCGTATTGAAAAAGAAGGGGAAGAAAGCCTTGGATGCCGTAGCGGTCAGTAGCGGTCCTGGTTCTTATACCGGACTCCGTATCGGAGTGTCTGTCGCTAAAGGTCTTTGCTTTGGTTTCGGTATTCCTCTGATCGGCATTCATACGTTGGACATCATGGCTGCTACTGTCAACAGTAAGGGCGATTCGCAAATCGTCTCTATTACTGATGATTGCCTTTATTGTGCTATGTTGGATGCCCGGCGTATGGAGGTTTATGCCGCTATCTATGATGCTTCCTTAAAGCCTGTCCGCGAGACGAAGGCCGATATTGTGGAAGCCGGTACGTATGCTTCTTATCTGGAAAAAGGGAAAGTTTGTTTCTTTGGCAACGGTGCTTCCAAATGCAAATCGGTCATCACTTCTCCGAACGCCATCTTTATCGAAGACATCCATCCTCTTGCCGTAAACATGATTCCGCTCTCGGAACAAGCTTTTGCCGCCGGCAAGTTTGAAGACACCGCCTATTTCGAACCGTTCTACCTGAAAGAGTTTCAGGCGACGGTTGCAAAAAATAAGGTGCTTTTAGCTCGATGA
- a CDS encoding HU family DNA-binding protein — protein sequence MAHYYVVRQKLDKTGAEDKVRYYGVPVTCGRVSTKKLADLVADRCSLSRGDVFASVCEIGGMILELLKDGYSVELDGLGDFYLSAGSEGFEDPKKCTPHRVKARRVCFRMAPCVRKSMKFVKFERNPW from the coding sequence ATGGCACATTACTATGTAGTCCGGCAAAAACTGGACAAGACGGGAGCGGAAGATAAAGTACGCTATTATGGTGTTCCGGTTACGTGCGGGCGGGTTTCAACGAAAAAGCTGGCTGATTTGGTTGCCGATCGTTGCTCGTTGAGCCGAGGTGATGTGTTCGCTTCGGTTTGCGAGATCGGAGGGATGATTCTTGAATTGTTGAAAGACGGCTATTCCGTGGAGTTGGACGGGTTGGGTGATTTTTATCTTTCGGCAGGGAGCGAAGGCTTCGAAGATCCGAAAAAATGTACTCCCCATCGGGTGAAGGCGCGTCGTGTCTGTTTCAGGATGGCTCCCTGTGTGAGAAAGAGCATGAAATTTGTCAAATTCGAAAGAAATCCTTGGTAA
- a CDS encoding BT4734/BF3469 family protein produces MQITYYRHKKGVLRMHSRDMEYIVGLLKNGKDAEAILSVRRKLNMAFLARTTDLSGKLPVLAFGSTFKKNGDGIQLRRYNGYVLLEVNGLESQSEAEAVRREAAALPQTLLAFVGLSGRSVKIVVPFVLPDGSLPKKEEQARMFHAAAYQLAVRHYQPQLGSIISLKEPFLSRGCRMSVDPDAYYNPDAVAIRIEQPLQMPDGGDLKIVPSPVRDPLEMMAPGADRNGQIATLFSVILMEMTRRFSESPEDDIQLLFIDLAQACCRLGIPEEEAVGWTLRYEALKKYKIDVRMAFRTAYTLENVSNRAEPLSSVPPSMSLVLRLDEFMNRRYFFRTNEMSGGVEYLDRSMIQFVYKPYTTKVRNSICLEAQQEGLNVWDKDIDRYVNSDRVPIYHPIDHFLGNLPAWDGKERIRALAGRVPCDNPVWGDLFYRWFLSMVAHWMELDSEHGNSTTPLLVGGQGCGKSTFCLNLLPPVLRPYYTDSIDFGNRRGAELALHRYALINIDEFDSVKSSHQSFLKHILQKAVVNTRLPYQSASRNLRRYATFIATSNNYDLLTDPTGSRRFICVEVKGRIDYAQPIDYDQLYAEAKELLRRGERFWFTPEEEALITENNRDFQQQPAEEQLFLRYFKIAEDIEEAKPLLASEILDMIAEKQPGFNITKTMIFNFGKLLKRNSVPNKRTMRGTCYYVEEVDG; encoded by the coding sequence ATGCAAATCACATATTACAGGCATAAAAAAGGCGTGTTGCGGATGCACTCGCGTGATATGGAATATATTGTCGGGTTGCTGAAAAACGGCAAAGATGCGGAAGCTATATTGTCGGTTCGTCGAAAATTGAATATGGCGTTTTTGGCACGAACCACGGATTTGTCCGGAAAACTACCGGTCCTGGCTTTTGGCTCGACGTTCAAGAAGAATGGCGATGGAATACAGTTGAGGCGCTATAACGGGTATGTCTTGTTGGAAGTGAACGGCTTGGAAAGCCAGAGTGAGGCGGAGGCCGTCCGCCGTGAAGCTGCCGCCCTGCCGCAGACCTTGCTGGCGTTCGTCGGGCTGAGCGGGCGTTCGGTCAAGATCGTGGTTCCTTTTGTGCTGCCCGACGGCTCGCTGCCGAAAAAAGAGGAGCAGGCCCGTATGTTTCATGCTGCGGCTTATCAGCTGGCGGTGCGGCATTACCAGCCGCAGTTGGGCAGCATTATATCGTTGAAAGAACCGTTCCTGTCGCGGGGGTGCCGGATGAGTGTGGATCCGGACGCCTATTACAATCCGGATGCGGTGGCGATCCGGATCGAGCAACCTTTGCAGATGCCGGACGGGGGTGACTTGAAGATCGTGCCTTCTCCGGTTCGGGATCCGTTGGAGATGATGGCTCCGGGAGCGGATCGGAACGGGCAGATCGCCACGCTGTTCAGTGTCATCCTGATGGAGATGACGCGCCGGTTTTCAGAAAGCCCGGAAGATGATATCCAACTGCTGTTCATCGACTTGGCGCAAGCTTGCTGCCGGCTTGGAATACCGGAGGAAGAGGCGGTGGGCTGGACATTGCGCTATGAGGCTTTGAAAAAATATAAGATAGACGTCCGTATGGCTTTCCGTACGGCATATACGTTGGAGAATGTTTCAAACCGTGCGGAGCCGCTCTCTTCCGTCCCGCCATCCATGTCGTTGGTGTTGCGGTTGGACGAGTTTATGAACCGGCGTTATTTCTTCCGGACGAATGAGATGAGCGGTGGAGTGGAATATTTGGACCGTTCGATGATACAGTTCGTTTACAAGCCTTATACGACGAAAGTCCGGAATTCCATTTGCCTGGAAGCCCAGCAGGAAGGGTTGAATGTATGGGACAAGGATATCGACCGGTATGTCAATTCCGATCGTGTTCCGATATATCATCCTATCGACCATTTTCTTGGGAATCTTCCGGCTTGGGACGGAAAAGAACGCATCAGGGCATTAGCCGGGCGTGTCCCTTGTGACAATCCGGTATGGGGAGATTTGTTTTACCGCTGGTTCCTAAGCATGGTGGCACATTGGATGGAACTGGATTCGGAACACGGGAATAGTACGACACCTCTGTTGGTCGGTGGCCAAGGGTGTGGGAAGTCCACGTTTTGCTTGAATTTGTTGCCACCAGTGTTGCGTCCTTATTATACGGACAGTATCGATTTCGGCAATCGCCGTGGGGCGGAGTTGGCTTTGCACCGGTATGCGTTGATTAATATCGATGAATTTGATTCAGTGAAAAGTTCTCATCAAAGTTTTTTGAAGCATATCCTGCAAAAAGCGGTTGTGAACACTCGTTTGCCTTATCAGAGTGCGAGCCGTAACTTGCGTCGCTATGCCACGTTTATCGCGACCAGCAACAATTATGATTTGCTGACGGATCCGACCGGTAGCCGCCGTTTCATTTGCGTGGAGGTGAAGGGGCGGATCGATTATGCCCAGCCGATCGATTATGATCAGTTGTATGCGGAAGCGAAAGAATTGTTGAGGCGTGGAGAACGTTTTTGGTTTACTCCGGAGGAAGAGGCGCTGATCACTGAAAACAACAGGGATTTCCAGCAGCAGCCGGCTGAAGAGCAACTGTTCCTGCGTTATTTCAAGATCGCGGAGGATATTGAAGAGGCAAAGCCGCTTCTGGCGTCCGAGATACTGGATATGATCGCGGAGAAACAACCCGGTTTTAACATTACAAAAACGATGATCTTTAATTTCGGCAAGCTTTTGAAGCGGAATAGCGTGCCGAATAAGCGGACGATGAGGGGGACTTGTTATTATGTGGAAGAAGTAGATGGTTGA
- a CDS encoding sodium ion-translocating decarboxylase subunit beta, whose product MLGSVLLQAAGTAHESFLQFLGENLELFLTYTGVYNATPGHLIMILVGLLFIFLAIKYEFEPMLLIPIGFGILIGNIPFKDAGLQVGIYEQGSVLNILYQGVTSGWYPPLIFLGIGAMTDFSALISNPKLMLIGAAAQFGIFGAYIIALQMGFEPNQAGAIGIIGGADGPTAIFLSSKLAPNLMGAIAVSAYSYMALVPIIQPPFMRLLTTQKERLIRMKPPRAVSSTEKIVFPIVGLLLTCFLVPSGLPLLGMLFFGNLLKESGVTRRLAETARGPLIDTITILLGITVGASTQATQFLTLNSIKIFGLGALSFVIATCAGILFVKFFNLFLKEGNKINPLIGNSGVSAVPDSARISQNVGLEYDPTNYLLMHAMGPNVAGVIGSAVAAGILLGFLG is encoded by the coding sequence ATGTTAGGATCAGTATTATTACAGGCAGCAGGTACGGCTCATGAAAGCTTTCTCCAGTTCTTGGGAGAAAACTTGGAGTTGTTCCTCACTTATACAGGAGTCTACAACGCGACACCGGGTCACCTTATCATGATCCTTGTCGGTCTGTTGTTCATCTTCCTGGCTATTAAATATGAATTCGAGCCTATGCTCCTTATCCCTATCGGATTCGGTATCCTGATCGGTAACATTCCGTTCAAAGATGCAGGATTGCAGGTGGGTATTTACGAACAAGGTTCTGTGCTGAACATCCTCTACCAGGGTGTAACCTCCGGATGGTATCCGCCGTTGATCTTCCTCGGTATCGGGGCCATGACCGATTTCTCCGCATTGATCTCCAATCCTAAACTGATGTTGATCGGTGCAGCGGCTCAGTTCGGTATTTTCGGAGCATATATCATCGCTCTTCAAATGGGATTTGAACCGAACCAGGCCGGTGCAATCGGTATCATCGGTGGTGCCGACGGCCCGACAGCAATCTTCCTTTCTTCCAAGTTAGCTCCGAACTTGATGGGTGCTATTGCAGTATCAGCATACTCTTATATGGCGCTGGTTCCTATTATCCAGCCTCCGTTCATGCGCCTGCTGACGACTCAGAAAGAACGTCTGATCCGTATGAAACCGCCGAGAGCCGTTTCTTCCACGGAAAAGATCGTATTCCCGATCGTAGGCCTGTTGCTGACTTGCTTCCTTGTTCCTTCCGGTCTGCCTCTGTTGGGTATGCTGTTCTTCGGAAATTTGTTGAAAGAAAGTGGTGTAACACGTCGTTTGGCTGAAACAGCCCGTGGTCCGCTGATTGATACGATCACGATCCTGTTAGGTATTACGGTAGGTGCTTCTACTCAAGCAACTCAGTTCCTGACATTGAACTCCATCAAGATCTTCGGTTTGGGAGCGTTGTCATTCGTGATCGCAACATGTGCAGGTATCCTGTTCGTGAAGTTCTTCAACCTGTTCTTGAAAGAAGGCAATAAGATCAATCCGCTTATCGGTAACTCCGGTGTGTCTGCCGTGCCCGACTCTGCCCGTATCTCTCAGAACGTAGGTCTGGAATATGATCCGACCAACTACCTGTTGATGCACGCCATGGGTCCGAACGTAGCAGGTGTAATCGGTTCTGCCGTAGCAGCCGGTATCCTGTTGGGATTCTTAGGATAA